The genome window TTTCGAATTGATTGTAGGATTGTTTGCAGCACTTAAAGCTAAGGAAAAAAAACGAAACCCTATTATATGGTTTTTTCTGGGTTTTCTTTTTTCAGTGATAGGGTTACTGATGATTTTCGCCTTGCCTTATAAAAAAGATTCTAATGAGTTTATAAAGGGTAGATAAAACTATAATTATAAAATAGAAAGGAAGTCATATGAAATCTATACATGAAACTAGAAATGAAATTAATCAACTAGATCAACAAGTCTCAAAACTACTTAAGGAACGGTTTTTATTATTAGATAAAGTTTTAGAGTATAAAATTCTAAAAGAAGAACAAATTGAAAATCTTCAACGGGAAAAAGAAGTTATTGAAAATATTGCCAGTGGGTCGGATAAATATGATTATCACCTTAAAGAAATTTATCATAAAATTGTGGAACAAAGTAAATCTTATCAATGGCATCTTTTGCTGAAAGAGAATATATATATTATCGGCTTTATGGCTGTTGGCAAAACCACATTAGGTAAAACATTGTCACAAAAAATTCAGTGGGAATTTTTAGATACGGACTTATCTATTGAAGAGCGGGAACAGCGGAAGGTAAAAGATATTTTTAAAGAATCGGGAGAGGATTATTTTCGGGATTTGGAAGCAAAGGTCAT of Isachenkonia alkalipeptolytica contains these proteins:
- a CDS encoding shikimate kinase → MKSIHETRNEINQLDQQVSKLLKERFLLLDKVLEYKILKEEQIENLQREKEVIENIASGSDKYDYHLKEIYHKIVEQSKSYQWHLLLKENIYIIGFMAVGKTTLGKTLSQKIQWEFLDTDLSIEEREQRKVKDIFKESGEDYFRDLEAKVIQDIHEDWIRDNDKKIIACGGGVILNPENVRTMKKNGVIVYLEGDINTIYNRISLNDSRPLLSEAKDLKRRVETLLESRQNLYREIADITLFVGEETPKELVGSLIQELEHYERKRSLSE